A window from Ignavibacteriota bacterium encodes these proteins:
- a CDS encoding DUF3276 family protein, producing the protein MENDGYKDEIFTKRVRAGKRTYFFDVKSTKSEKDYYITITESKRVGDDEYEKHKIFLYKEDFEKFREALAETVEHVQTQLLEQGVEVH; encoded by the coding sequence TTGGAGAACGATGGCTACAAGGATGAGATCTTCACCAAGCGTGTACGGGCAGGCAAGCGCACCTATTTCTTCGACGTGAAGTCCACCAAATCGGAGAAAGACTATTATATCACCATCACCGAGAGCAAACGGGTCGGTGACGATGAGTACGAAAAGCACAAGATCTTCCTGTACAAGGAGGATTTTGAGAAATTCCGCGAAGCCTTGGCCGAGACGGTCGAGCATGTGCAGACGCAGCTCCTCGAACAGGGCGTCGAAGTCCACTAG
- a CDS encoding DUF177 domain-containing protein, with the protein MKIQVGGLSEGAHEYRFRTDAGEIVLGEEFSGEVTVEAVIDKTGHRLALKARISAGGSFICDRCTAPFTVRLTPEYRMVYVSNETDAESLDPSEVQVLPIGLPVIDLTDDVRQTILLSVPLKLLCRQDCRGLCPDCGIDLNTGTCDCTSESADTRWEQLRGFTPDSN; encoded by the coding sequence ATGAAGATCCAGGTCGGCGGTCTTTCTGAGGGTGCCCACGAGTACCGGTTCCGGACGGATGCCGGGGAGATCGTATTGGGCGAGGAGTTTTCCGGCGAAGTGACCGTGGAAGCGGTCATTGACAAGACCGGCCATCGGCTCGCGCTGAAGGCCAGGATCTCGGCCGGGGGGTCGTTCATCTGTGACCGTTGTACCGCACCATTCACCGTGCGGCTGACGCCTGAATACCGGATGGTCTACGTGTCGAATGAGACCGATGCAGAGAGCCTGGATCCTTCCGAGGTACAGGTGCTCCCGATCGGCCTCCCGGTCATCGATCTGACCGATGATGTACGGCAGACCATTCTTTTGTCAGTCCCTTTGAAGCTGCTCTGCAGGCAGGATTGCAGGGGGCTTTGTCCGGACTGTGGCATCGATCTGAACACTGGGACGTGCGATTGCACGTCGGAATCCGCTGACACGCGCTGGGAGCAATTGCGCGGTTTCACGCCCGACAGCAACTGA
- the rpmF gene encoding 50S ribosomal protein L32 codes for MPNPKRRHSKTRGRKRRTHYKATAPAASECPNCHTAKLPHRVCPNCGFYNGRSIIVPKNA; via the coding sequence ATGCCGAATCCAAAACGACGCCATTCGAAGACCCGCGGACGCAAGCGCCGGACCCACTACAAGGCCACCGCTCCTGCAGCGTCGGAATGCCCGAACTGCCACACGGCGAAGCTTCCGCACCGCGTGTGCCCGAATTGCGGCTTCTACAACGGCCGCTCGATCATCGTTCCGAAGAACGCCTGA
- the plsX gene encoding phosphate acyltransferase PlsX: MGGDFAPANVVAGACLALRGAGGRFRVALVGPEDTIRASLADFARQPGGFTPPEDHYTIIHAPDVIDMHDSATAAVKTKRRSSISVGLYEHKAGTVHGFVSAGNTGAVMSAATLILGRIQGIGRPTIGALVPTPKTPCLMVDAGANVDCRPRHLLEFGIMGSIYMSAMLNIPKPRVGLLSIGEEDSKGNETSLAALQLFRTSNLNFVGNVEGRDILSGDLDVVVCDGFVGNIILKFGESVPKFFKAKFQGFAKANLWNTAIALVARKGLRSVMKELDYQEHGGVPLLGVNGVCIIGHGKSTPRAIMNMIYRAEDVIQKSVNSHIQDSIAHTDAQA; encoded by the coding sequence ATGGGTGGAGACTTCGCCCCCGCGAATGTTGTTGCGGGCGCGTGTCTGGCACTGCGCGGAGCGGGTGGCCGCTTCCGCGTGGCACTCGTCGGCCCGGAAGATACGATCCGTGCCTCGCTCGCCGACTTTGCGCGGCAGCCCGGGGGGTTCACGCCTCCTGAAGACCACTACACGATCATTCACGCGCCCGATGTCATCGACATGCATGACTCCGCCACAGCGGCGGTCAAAACGAAGCGGCGCTCCTCCATCAGTGTCGGGTTGTACGAACACAAAGCCGGTACCGTTCACGGGTTCGTGAGCGCCGGCAATACCGGTGCGGTCATGTCGGCCGCAACCCTGATCCTCGGACGTATCCAGGGGATCGGGCGCCCGACCATCGGCGCACTCGTGCCGACACCGAAGACGCCCTGCCTGATGGTGGATGCGGGCGCGAACGTGGACTGCAGGCCCCGGCACCTGCTCGAATTCGGCATCATGGGCTCCATCTATATGTCGGCCATGCTGAACATCCCGAAACCACGGGTGGGATTGCTCAGTATCGGCGAAGAGGATAGCAAAGGGAACGAGACCAGCCTTGCGGCCCTCCAGCTCTTCCGCACGAGCAACCTCAACTTCGTCGGCAACGTCGAAGGGCGCGATATCCTGAGCGGCGATCTCGATGTGGTCGTCTGCGACGGTTTCGTCGGCAACATTATTCTGAAATTCGGTGAGAGCGTTCCGAAATTCTTCAAAGCCAAATTCCAGGGCTTCGCAAAGGCGAACCTCTGGAACACCGCCATCGCACTGGTCGCACGCAAAGGCCTGCGCAGTGTCATGAAAGAACTGGATTACCAGGAACACGGAGGGGTCCCCCTCCTTGGCGTGAACGGTGTCTGTATCATCGGCCACGGCAAATCCACCCCCCGCGCCATCATGAACATGATCTATCGCGCGGAGGACGTGATCCAGAAGTCCGTCAACAGCCATATTCAGGATTCCATTGCACACACCGATGCCCAAGCGTAG
- a CDS encoding ketoacyl-ACP synthase III, producing MPKRRAAITAVGHFVPETILSNADLEKMVDTTDEWIRTRTGISERRILKDGATSDLGAAAVRDLLSKRGIGPDEIDMIIVATVTPDMFFPSTACLIQEKVGAKKAWGFDVSAACSGFLFALMTGAQFIENGSYKRVVVVGADKMSSITDYTDRNNCILFGDASAAVLLEASDDENGGIIDHILRCDGSGERYLNMRGGGSLNPPTHETVDKRMHYLYQDGKSVFKVAVKGMADVSAEIVERNGLTGAQVDWLVPHQANLRIIDATAERMGLEPSKVMININRYGNTTAATIPLCLSEWWMDGKLRKGQTIVLAAFGAGYTWGSVLMRWTAGNRG from the coding sequence ATGCCCAAGCGTAGAGCAGCGATCACCGCAGTAGGCCATTTCGTTCCGGAAACGATCCTCAGCAACGCCGACCTCGAGAAGATGGTCGACACAACGGACGAGTGGATCCGCACCCGTACCGGGATCAGCGAACGACGCATTCTCAAGGACGGCGCAACATCGGACCTCGGCGCAGCCGCGGTCCGCGACCTCCTGAGCAAACGCGGGATCGGCCCGGATGAGATCGATATGATCATCGTCGCAACCGTCACCCCCGACATGTTCTTCCCCTCCACCGCATGCCTCATTCAGGAGAAGGTCGGAGCGAAGAAAGCCTGGGGATTCGATGTGTCCGCCGCCTGCTCCGGGTTCCTGTTCGCGCTCATGACCGGCGCACAGTTCATCGAGAACGGCTCGTACAAACGTGTGGTCGTGGTCGGCGCGGATAAGATGAGCTCGATCACCGATTATACCGACCGGAACAACTGCATCCTCTTCGGCGATGCCTCTGCCGCGGTGCTGCTGGAGGCGTCGGACGATGAGAACGGCGGGATCATCGATCATATCCTGCGATGCGACGGCTCGGGCGAACGGTATCTGAACATGCGCGGCGGCGGCAGCCTCAATCCGCCCACGCACGAGACCGTCGACAAGCGGATGCATTACCTCTATCAGGACGGCAAATCCGTGTTCAAGGTTGCTGTCAAGGGCATGGCGGACGTCTCCGCCGAGATCGTGGAGCGCAACGGACTGACGGGCGCGCAGGTGGACTGGCTCGTGCCGCATCAGGCGAACCTCCGCATCATCGATGCGACCGCAGAGCGCATGGGCCTCGAACCCTCCAAGGTCATGATCAATATCAATAGGTACGGCAATACCACCGCCGCAACCATTCCCCTCTGCCTGTCGGAATGGTGGATGGATGGGAAACTCCGCAAGGGACAGACCATCGTGCTCGCCGCCTTTGGCGCGGGATACACCTGGGGCTCGGTCCTGATGCGCTGGACGGCCGGGAACAGAGGATAA
- the fabD gene encoding ACP S-malonyltransferase: MATTAFVFPGQGSQYVGMAKDLFENDPASRALIEEADSVLGTSLSNILFEGPEETLRQTQNTQPAIFLHSIAVARSLAHLQPAMVAGHSLGEYSALVMAGALSFADGLRLVRLRGELMQQAGIARKGTMAAVVGLAPDLTEELCREASAAGVVQPANFNSPGQIVISGSVEGVHKAMELARTKGAKMVKELVVSGAFHSPLMESAREGLKKALDTTTFNDARIPVYANVTAEPVTHAATIRDLLYQQLTMPVRWEQSVRSMTRDGATDFIEVGPGKVLQGLIKRTEAGVQTRGFDKWQDVQAAGSTR; encoded by the coding sequence ATGGCAACAACGGCATTCGTATTCCCGGGTCAGGGCTCGCAGTACGTCGGCATGGCGAAAGATCTTTTCGAGAACGATCCCGCAAGCCGGGCCCTGATCGAAGAGGCTGACAGCGTCCTCGGCACGTCGCTGAGCAACATTTTGTTCGAAGGCCCGGAAGAGACCCTCCGGCAGACGCAGAACACGCAGCCCGCGATCTTTCTGCACAGCATTGCGGTCGCCCGCTCGCTCGCCCACCTGCAACCCGCTATGGTCGCAGGCCATTCGCTCGGCGAGTACTCCGCGCTCGTGATGGCCGGCGCTCTGAGCTTCGCCGATGGCCTCCGGCTCGTCCGCCTGCGCGGCGAACTGATGCAGCAGGCAGGTATCGCCCGGAAAGGGACCATGGCCGCGGTCGTGGGTCTTGCGCCCGACCTGACCGAGGAACTCTGCCGTGAAGCATCGGCGGCAGGGGTCGTGCAGCCGGCGAACTTCAACTCGCCCGGACAGATCGTCATCTCCGGCTCGGTCGAGGGGGTGCACAAAGCGATGGAACTCGCCCGCACGAAGGGCGCCAAGATGGTCAAGGAACTCGTGGTCAGCGGCGCCTTCCACTCTCCACTCATGGAAAGCGCACGCGAAGGACTCAAGAAAGCACTCGATACAACGACATTCAACGACGCCCGCATTCCGGTCTACGCAAACGTCACGGCGGAACCGGTCACGCATGCCGCAACGATCCGCGACCTTCTCTACCAACAGCTTACCATGCCGGTACGCTGGGAGCAATCCGTGCGCAGCATGACACGCGACGGCGCAACAGACTTCATCGAGGTCGGCCCCGGTAAGGTGCTGCAGGGCCTCATCAAACGTACCGAGGCCGGCGTGCAGACGCGCGGTTTCGACAAATGGCAGGATGTCCAGGCCGCAGGGAGCACCCGGTAA
- a CDS encoding DUF3109 family protein: MEKKLFTVGALSIADDLFHTGFPAGHSPCSCVTRCCKGGVYADVKERDLILEHREAIAAQMDETQNRDVNGWFDPDEVEDGDFPSGRCIGTQVFNDKCVMLDKHGRCAIQLAAVHAGLDRWAWKPMYCILFPIEISDSVVGFDPMLQGEQPCCSTSTAFEVPLFRACKSELVHLLGSEGYDTLERHYEGLEKEKASRNIGA; the protein is encoded by the coding sequence ATGGAAAAGAAATTGTTCACCGTCGGCGCGCTCTCCATCGCTGATGACCTGTTCCACACCGGTTTCCCCGCCGGGCACAGCCCATGTTCCTGCGTCACGCGGTGCTGCAAAGGCGGCGTGTATGCGGACGTCAAGGAGCGCGATCTCATCCTCGAGCATCGCGAGGCCATCGCGGCGCAGATGGATGAGACGCAGAACCGTGACGTGAATGGCTGGTTCGATCCCGACGAAGTGGAAGACGGCGATTTCCCGTCGGGCCGCTGCATCGGCACGCAGGTGTTCAATGACAAATGCGTGATGCTCGACAAGCACGGCCGCTGCGCGATCCAGCTTGCCGCTGTCCATGCCGGACTCGACCGCTGGGCATGGAAGCCGATGTATTGCATCCTGTTCCCGATCGAGATCTCGGATAGCGTGGTGGGCTTCGACCCGATGCTGCAGGGGGAACAACCCTGTTGCTCCACCTCAACAGCCTTCGAGGTCCCGCTGTTCCGCGCATGCAAGTCGGAATTGGTCCATTTGCTCGGTTCTGAGGGATATGACACCCTCGAACGGCACTACGAAGGACTTGAAAAAGAAAAGGCTTCTCGCAATATTGGTGCGTAA
- the fabG gene encoding 3-oxoacyl-[acyl-carrier-protein] reductase, producing the protein MDQLKDQVAVVTGGGRGIGRAIATALVAEGAHVAIFDRAFPDDFAAFTASLTAGGRKVIAKAVDITNTAATDKACDEVATELGRLDILVNNAGITRDKLMMRMSDEDWDIVMAVNLKGSFICTRAASRIMMRQRRGKIINVSSVVGLMGNAGQANYSASKAGLIGLTKSSAKEFASRNITVNAIAPGFVETEMTAVLSDEVRAAFLSVIPMKRGCKPEEVASVVTFLASPAADYVTGQVIAIDGGMTM; encoded by the coding sequence ATGGATCAACTCAAAGACCAGGTAGCGGTAGTCACGGGCGGCGGCCGGGGCATCGGCCGTGCCATTGCAACGGCACTCGTGGCCGAGGGCGCTCATGTCGCGATCTTCGACCGCGCATTCCCCGATGATTTCGCGGCCTTCACGGCATCGCTGACGGCAGGCGGACGCAAGGTCATTGCGAAGGCCGTGGACATCACGAACACCGCTGCGACAGACAAGGCCTGCGATGAAGTCGCCACGGAACTGGGGCGTCTGGACATCCTCGTGAACAACGCCGGCATCACGCGCGACAAGCTGATGATGCGGATGTCCGACGAGGACTGGGACATCGTCATGGCCGTGAACCTGAAGGGTTCCTTCATCTGCACGCGCGCAGCGAGCCGGATCATGATGCGGCAGCGCCGGGGCAAGATCATCAACGTCAGCTCGGTCGTCGGCCTCATGGGCAACGCCGGACAGGCGAACTATTCGGCATCCAAGGCGGGGCTCATCGGCCTCACAAAGTCCTCGGCCAAGGAATTTGCAAGCCGGAACATCACGGTCAATGCCATCGCACCCGGCTTCGTCGAGACCGAGATGACCGCCGTCCTCAGCGATGAGGTACGGGCGGCATTCCTGAGCGTCATCCCCATGAAGCGGGGATGCAAACCGGAAGAAGTGGCCAGCGTGGTCACCTTCCTGGCGTCGCCTGCGGCCGATTATGTGACCGGCCAGGTGATCGCCATCGATGGCGGCATGACGATGTAA
- a CDS encoding acyl carrier protein yields the protein MADVAAKVKEIIVNKLGVDDAQVTPEASFTNDLGADSLDTVELVMEFEKAFNLQIPDEDAEKIGTVGDAIKYISGKQA from the coding sequence ATGGCTGACGTCGCGGCAAAAGTGAAAGAGATCATCGTCAACAAACTGGGCGTCGATGACGCACAGGTGACCCCGGAAGCGTCCTTCACGAACGATCTGGGTGCAGATTCCCTCGACACGGTCGAACTCGTCATGGAATTCGAGAAGGCCTTCAACCTCCAGATCCCCGACGAAGATGCCGAGAAGATCGGCACCGTCGGCGATGCCATCAAGTACATCTCGGGCAAACAGGCCTGA
- the fabF gene encoding beta-ketoacyl-ACP synthase II gives MNGKRRVVVTGIGTLTPIGLTVEDFWKNMMAGTSGAGLITYFDTALYGTRIGCELKGFKATDFLDRKASQRMDPFAQYAIIASDMAVRDSGLTAQTTDPDRIGVVFGSGIGGMTTYDAQFTNYMQGGPRRISPFFIPMLIPDIAAGNISIKHGFKGPNYATVSACATASHAIGDAYRIIQYGDADAMVCGGSEAPITPMGLGGFDNMKATSTRNDDPQHASRPFDAQRDGFVMGEGGGAIVLEELEFALARGAKIYGEMVGLGFTGDAHHITAPSEGGEGAVRSMRRAIKDAGITPEQVDYVNAHGTSTPLNDASETNALKVTFGEHAYKLAVSSTKSMTGHLLGAAGAIEAIATILALKNDMVPPTINYENPDPACDLNYTPNKPVARKLTYALSNTFGFGGHNATLLFKKY, from the coding sequence ATGAACGGTAAACGAAGAGTCGTTGTCACGGGAATTGGTACCCTGACCCCCATCGGGCTCACTGTCGAGGATTTCTGGAAGAACATGATGGCCGGCACCAGCGGTGCCGGACTCATCACGTATTTCGACACCGCCCTCTATGGCACACGCATCGGGTGTGAGCTGAAAGGGTTCAAGGCCACCGACTTCCTGGACCGGAAGGCGTCGCAGCGGATGGATCCGTTCGCGCAATATGCGATCATCGCCTCCGACATGGCCGTTCGCGATTCGGGCCTCACAGCCCAAACGACGGATCCTGACCGCATCGGGGTGGTCTTTGGCTCGGGTATCGGCGGGATGACGACGTACGACGCACAGTTCACCAACTATATGCAGGGTGGGCCGCGCCGTATCAGTCCGTTCTTCATCCCCATGCTGATCCCGGACATCGCCGCGGGGAACATCTCCATCAAACACGGCTTCAAAGGCCCCAACTACGCCACCGTGTCGGCCTGCGCCACGGCTTCCCATGCCATCGGCGATGCCTACCGCATCATCCAGTACGGTGATGCGGATGCCATGGTGTGCGGCGGCTCGGAGGCCCCCATCACGCCGATGGGCCTCGGTGGATTCGACAATATGAAGGCCACCTCCACCCGCAATGACGATCCCCAGCACGCCAGCCGTCCGTTCGACGCGCAGCGCGATGGGTTCGTGATGGGCGAAGGCGGCGGCGCGATCGTACTCGAAGAACTCGAGTTCGCCCTCGCCCGCGGCGCGAAGATCTACGGCGAAATGGTCGGCCTCGGATTCACCGGCGATGCCCACCACATCACCGCCCCCTCGGAGGGCGGCGAAGGTGCGGTCCGCTCCATGCGCCGCGCTATCAAGGATGCCGGCATCACGCCGGAGCAGGTGGACTACGTCAATGCCCATGGCACCTCGACCCCGCTGAACGATGCCAGCGAGACCAATGCCCTCAAGGTGACCTTCGGCGAGCACGCCTATAAGCTCGCGGTCAGCTCCACGAAGTCCATGACCGGCCATCTGCTCGGCGCAGCCGGTGCGATCGAAGCGATCGCCACGATCCTCGCACTGAAGAACGACATGGTGCCGCCGACGATCAATTACGAGAACCCCGATCCGGCCTGCGATCTGAACTACACGCCGAACAAGCCGGTGGCGCGAAAGCTCACCTACGCGCTGAGCAACACCTTCGGATTCGGCGGACACAACGCAACCTTGCTGTTCAAGAAATACTAA
- the rnc gene encoding ribonuclease III: protein MAELPADLDPATLQRLERTIGYRIRCRELFVQGLLHRSFPQNSTHPNPSNERLEFLGDSVLNLIVGEYLYHKYPESPEGDLTKFRSRLVNRKALAAYANTLDLSRFILMSPSAAQSVGKGYETIVSDTFEALVAALYLDGGFETARSFVERQVIAAIEAGTVVTVDENYKSRLLEYAQSHGYGVPRYVIVKQDGPDHDRTFTVEVHLRNEKYGAGTGKNKKEAEQAAAGEALANIH, encoded by the coding sequence GTGGCGGAGCTGCCCGCAGACCTCGACCCTGCGACGCTCCAGCGCCTGGAGCGGACCATTGGCTATCGCATCCGCTGCCGCGAACTGTTCGTCCAGGGTTTGCTCCACCGCTCGTTCCCCCAGAACAGCACACACCCCAACCCCTCCAACGAACGCCTCGAATTCCTCGGCGACTCGGTCCTGAACCTGATCGTTGGCGAATACCTGTACCACAAGTACCCGGAATCGCCCGAAGGCGACCTCACGAAGTTCCGCTCACGCCTCGTGAACCGGAAAGCCCTCGCCGCGTACGCCAACACCCTCGACCTCTCACGGTTCATCCTGATGAGCCCCAGCGCGGCACAGTCGGTGGGCAAAGGGTATGAGACCATCGTCTCCGATACCTTCGAGGCACTCGTTGCTGCGCTGTATCTCGACGGCGGATTCGAAACAGCACGCTCGTTCGTCGAACGTCAGGTCATCGCAGCGATCGAGGCCGGTACCGTCGTTACGGTCGATGAGAATTACAAGAGCCGCCTCCTCGAATATGCCCAGTCGCACGGCTACGGCGTCCCCCGCTACGTGATCGTGAAGCAGGACGGACCCGACCACGACCGCACCTTTACGGTCGAAGTGCACCTGCGTAACGAGAAGTACGGCGCCGGCACCGGGAAGAACAAAAAGGAAGCCGAGCAGGCCGCAGCCGGTGAGGCTCTTGCGAACATTCACTGA
- a CDS encoding BamA/TamA family outer membrane protein — MRTFTESVPASMRLTAPRVFWNLLRTLLPVLLFPLAALAQGFIPASPEYSAPIDTIVISGNTGTREYVILNEMSLKPGIVPTHEAIQYDRARIYSLGLFTRVDILLDTLGAYQALRVIVNERWHYFPVPLFGFRDGDPSRAYYGLGFRHNNFRGRNQKLFGSVVFGYNPSAQLSFYEPLIDTANRLSFSTGASFSRVRNRSEIEASATGDFEELHYDIAAGIGKRLSLFEHLSLSVAYQVIEISTYRPARTVSTSGIDRFFSVGAGYSYDTRDLAEYASRGRFIGVSVSRYGLGTSDVSFMRFGADLRTYIPLGAAFTLAGRVTGSIVAGGTVPTYARQYFGYGERIRGYFKTILEGENLLGSSVEIRYALLPLRVFRMPGTFLPDEFTVWQFGISLAVFADAGTTWFRHEPLTLNGVLSGYGAGIRFLLPYGVIARTEYAINNQRKGQFVLDFRSPF; from the coding sequence TTGCGAACATTCACTGAGAGCGTGCCTGCCTCCATGCGTCTGACCGCACCCCGGGTCTTCTGGAACCTCCTCCGCACACTCCTCCCCGTCCTCCTCTTCCCCCTGGCTGCCCTGGCCCAGGGATTCATCCCGGCCTCTCCAGAGTACAGCGCACCGATCGATACGATCGTCATCAGCGGGAATACGGGCACGCGTGAGTACGTGATCCTGAATGAAATGTCCCTCAAGCCCGGGATCGTCCCGACCCATGAAGCGATCCAGTATGACCGCGCCCGCATCTACAGCCTCGGACTCTTCACGCGCGTGGATATCCTCCTGGACACCCTCGGCGCCTACCAGGCCCTGCGCGTGATCGTGAACGAACGGTGGCATTACTTCCCCGTTCCTCTCTTCGGGTTTCGCGACGGCGATCCATCCCGCGCCTACTACGGCCTGGGCTTCCGGCATAACAACTTCCGCGGGCGGAACCAGAAACTCTTCGGCTCCGTGGTCTTCGGCTACAACCCCTCCGCCCAGCTCTCGTTCTATGAACCGCTGATCGATACAGCGAACCGTCTCTCCTTCTCGACCGGCGCCTCCTTCAGCCGCGTGCGCAACCGGAGCGAGATCGAAGCAAGCGCGACGGGGGACTTCGAGGAACTGCACTACGATATCGCCGCCGGGATCGGAAAACGGCTTTCCCTCTTCGAACACCTCTCCCTCAGCGTCGCCTACCAGGTGATCGAGATCTCCACGTACCGCCCCGCCCGTACGGTCTCGACCTCGGGCATCGACAGGTTCTTCTCCGTTGGGGCAGGATACTCCTACGACACGCGCGACCTGGCGGAATACGCGTCGCGGGGCAGGTTCATTGGCGTCTCGGTGTCCCGGTACGGCCTGGGCACATCGGATGTCTCCTTCATGCGGTTCGGCGCGGACCTCCGCACCTACATCCCGCTGGGTGCGGCGTTCACTCTGGCGGGACGCGTCACGGGCAGCATCGTCGCCGGCGGTACGGTCCCGACCTACGCACGCCAGTACTTCGGCTACGGCGAGCGCATCCGGGGATACTTCAAGACGATCCTCGAAGGCGAGAATCTCCTCGGCTCGAGCGTCGAGATCCGGTACGCTCTCCTGCCGCTCAGGGTCTTCCGTATGCCGGGCACGTTCCTGCCGGACGAGTTCACGGTGTGGCAGTTCGGGATCAGCCTCGCGGTCTTCGCCGATGCCGGCACGACATGGTTCCGCCATGAACCGCTCACACTCAACGGCGTTCTCTCCGGCTATGGTGCGGGCATCCGCTTCCTGCTCCCCTACGGCGTCATCGCACGCACGGAGTACGCGATCAACAACCAGAGGAAGGGGCAGTTCGTCCTTGACTTCCGCTCACCCTTCTGA
- a CDS encoding 16S rRNA (uracil(1498)-N(3))-methyltransferase — protein MTSAHPSENEAHEPPHGLEFFYAPPQAISNGFIRIDGDEFVHLSHVMRRTPGDIIGVADGQGTAYTAEVVTVEKRMAVCKVRTHHPMLHESPVRVILAAALLKNPSRYDFLIEKATEIGVSAIIPLITDRTIPRQARTERWQKLALAAMKQSGRCVLPPVHEPVTFPVLMERSASFAAQRWLFHEAAEDSGIIEAGSHMVIIGPEGGFTDGEVALAVKNNCAAIRLGPRRLRSETAAVAATARFLL, from the coding sequence TTGACTTCCGCTCACCCTTCTGAGAATGAAGCACACGAGCCCCCGCACGGGCTTGAGTTCTTCTACGCACCACCGCAGGCGATATCCAACGGATTCATACGCATCGACGGCGACGAGTTCGTCCACCTGTCGCACGTCATGCGCCGCACCCCGGGCGATATCATCGGCGTCGCCGATGGTCAGGGAACGGCATACACCGCGGAGGTCGTCACCGTCGAGAAACGGATGGCGGTCTGCAAGGTCCGGACCCACCATCCGATGCTCCACGAATCGCCGGTGCGCGTCATCCTCGCCGCAGCTCTCCTGAAGAACCCGTCCCGCTACGATTTTCTGATCGAGAAGGCGACCGAGATCGGGGTCAGCGCCATCATCCCGCTCATCACGGACCGCACCATTCCCCGTCAGGCCCGGACGGAGCGGTGGCAGAAACTCGCACTCGCCGCGATGAAACAGTCGGGCCGGTGTGTGCTGCCTCCCGTGCATGAGCCCGTGACGTTCCCGGTCCTCATGGAGCGCTCGGCCTCCTTCGCCGCTCAGCGGTGGCTGTTCCATGAGGCAGCAGAGGATTCCGGGATCATTGAGGCCGGATCCCATATGGTGATCATCGGCCCGGAGGGGGGGTTCACCGACGGGGAAGTTGCCCTGGCGGTGAAAAACAACTGCGCCGCGATCCGGCTTGGACCGCGGCGCCTGCGCAGCGAGACAGCAGCGGTTGCCGCTACTGCCCGATTCCTGCTCTGA
- a CDS encoding cyclodeaminase/cyclohydrolase family protein produces the protein MAIRKTMRAFLDEVASSSPAPGGGSVAALAGALGAALTSMVCNLTVGKKKYADVEDEMKKVLEQSEHLRVQFTELIDRDTVAFNKVMEAFALPKDTDPQKALRSAAIREATKEATLVPLEVMKHCIDALALARAVASHGNANSVSDAGVAAYMLHGALESAALNVRINLNGLNDPEFVGWKQDEVQSLRSTSALVLEEIQSVVDERLQKE, from the coding sequence ATGGCAATCCGTAAGACGATGCGCGCATTCCTCGATGAAGTGGCGTCATCATCGCCCGCGCCTGGCGGTGGAAGTGTTGCAGCGCTTGCCGGAGCACTCGGCGCAGCGCTCACCTCCATGGTGTGCAACCTGACGGTCGGCAAGAAGAAGTATGCCGATGTCGAGGACGAGATGAAGAAGGTGCTGGAGCAGTCGGAGCATCTCCGTGTGCAGTTCACGGAGCTGATCGATCGCGACACGGTCGCCTTCAACAAGGTGATGGAGGCGTTCGCGCTGCCGAAGGATACCGATCCCCAGAAGGCGCTCCGGTCTGCGGCCATCCGCGAGGCCACCAAAGAGGCCACGCTCGTGCCGCTGGAAGTGATGAAGCACTGCATCGATGCCCTGGCTCTGGCGCGGGCGGTGGCCTCGCATGGGAATGCCAACTCGGTGAGCGATGCCGGCGTAGCGGCATACATGCTGCACGGGGCGCTGGAGAGTGCTGCGCTGAACGTGAGGATCAATCTGAACGGGCTGAACGACCCCGAGTTCGTCGGCTGGAAGCAGGATGAGGTGCAGTCTCTCCGTTCCACCAGCGCGCTGGTCCTCGAAGAGATCCAGTCCGTGGTGGACGAGCGGCTGCAGAAGGAATGA